TGGTTATGGCGCCTGAACCAATGGCCCAGGAGGGGGCTCGCGGGGCGTTGTGACGCCTGGTAGGACATAAATGCGCGGGCAGCGATTGCCCGCGCTTTCCTTGCCAGAGGCTGGTTCAGGCGCTGTTGATTCGATCGATGAAATCATTCAGGTCACGATTGAAATGATCGGACTCTTCGAGAAACGGGGCATGACCCGAGTCGTTGTAAATCCTGCTCTCGATACGCGGGTTGAGGGTCCTGGCTCTTGCAATGGCAGGTTCCGGTTTGATCAGTGCATCATGAGCGCCGTAGATGAACAGTAGCGGTACGGTGGTGTTACTCAACCCATCAGCGGCCGGGATCGTCAGCGACATGACGGCGCGTTGCATCGTCCATGAGGCCAGCGCAGCATTGGCCAGCAGGCGTGCGAAGATGGGTCGCTCCGGCTGATGATAGAAGCAGAGCCCGAGGAAGGTGCGCTCGCCGTCCAGATGTGTTTGCAGATCCGGCGAAATCATGTCCCGATAGACCTCGGGATGGGGGGTAATCTGATCCGGCTTGAGTTCGACCACGCCATCGACGTAAACCGCGCCGGCAATGGTGTTATCGCCGTAGGCCGCGAGGTAGTTGGTAATCACGGCGCCACCCAGAGACCAGCCTACCAGTACTGGTCGATCAACCCCGAGTGCCTCGATGATTACTGCCAGATCGTCCGCCCAGCGCCGGCCCTCGGTATAGGCCGAAGCCTGTGTGGGTTTACCGGAGAGTCCATGACCACGAAGATCATAGGTGATCAGGCGGTGGCGCTGAAGGGCTGGATCGTCCAGCTGTTGTGCCCAGTTCAGTCGACTGCCCAGCAGGCCATGGATGAAAATGATCGGTGAGCCGGCGGGGTTGCCTGTTTCCTGCACGGCCAGGGTCACGCCATCCGGGGCCTTGACGGTGTAGTGATGCTGCTCGGCACGGGCCAGTGTTGAAGAGGCCAGCAGGACAAGAGTAAGCAGCAGTGGGACCAGCGTGCGATAGTACAGTGGTTGTGACATGAAACCTTCCTCGGAGTGTCGGGAGGGTTCCAGCCTCACCCTTGACACTGGTGTCAGGGTCAAGCGAAAAGAGCGAGCGTAACGTTCATGGCGTCTTATCCCTGCCCACGGGCACTATCCATCGGAGAGCTGGCCCGGCAGACCGGTGCGAGTCGGCGCTCGCTGCGCCATTATGATGAGCAGGGTCTGCTGGCATCGGCCCGTGCCGATAACGGTTATCGCCTTTTTCCGCCGGGGACCATTGTCCGGGTCCGGCAGATTCGCTGTCTGATTTCGGCGGGGTTCAGCCTGGAGGAGATCCGTACCTTCCCCGAGTGCATGCTGGCGGAGGAAGGCGCCGGGGCCTGTCCGGAAACCCTGGCGGTGCAGCGTCAGCGTCTGACCCATCTGGAGCAGCAGATCGCAGAGTTCGAGCGGCGGCGAGCGCTGCTGTGTCGCATCCTCGAAGAGTGTGAGTCGGCCATTGAACCGGTCGAGCAAGAGCCTGCGGAGGCCGTGATCCAGGCCACTCATTCATCAGCTCGGGCATTTACCTCTCAACATCATGGTTCACGCTAAACCACATCTGCCGAGCAAAACCTGCCCCGTCTGCCAGCGCTCCTTCAGTTGGCGAAAGAAGTGGGCGCGAAACCGGGAGCACGTTGTCTACTGTTCCGAGCGTTGCCGGCGGCAGGGTCGAGGGTAAGCCGCGCACTCGTGACGTTATCAGGACGCTGTTCGGGTGTATGCGCGAATCGTCGCAGAGACGAGTTGGCACTCAAAGCACCCGATACATCTCCAGAAATACGCCGTTGGCCGTACGCCGGCCGCTGCAGACAAACAGATGCTCCGTCAGCCAGCGCAGACGCTCGCCATAGACCTCGAACGTCGGCACGGCTCGAAAGTAGATCTCTTCCGGCGGAATATCGTTGAAGAAGCTCATGTCGTCATCGAACAGCCGCTCGCGCCACGCATGAGGAATGCGGCGAATGCCGTTGTTCTCGATATAGAACCGTTCACCTTCCCGGGTTTCCACTGCATAGCGAGCCGAGAGTCGGCAGAGACCGTGGCGATCGATGATCTGGCTGTCCACGCCGCCGGGGAGTACCCGGCCTTCAATGGCACCGCTGACCTGACCATTCAGGATCGGGATCAGCTGGCGCTTGCCATGGATGGGATCGTTGCTGATCCGAGTGGGTGTGTCGACGGTAATATCGATGCGAAACGAGAACTGAAGGGCCGGGGACATGAGGGCTCCGGAAGAATGGGATAGGTCACTCTAACACCGGCTATGGCGTGATCGTCAGGTTGTACCGAAGTGATCCCTGTACACCTCCACCACCCAGTCGATGAATACCCGAACCCGCGGCGATAACTGACGCCGCTGCGGGTAGACCGCCCAGAGTGGCAGCACCGGTTGCTCCCAGTCAGGCAGTACTTCCACCAGCTCGCCATGCTCAAGTCTGTCGGCAACACTGAATCGCGGCAGCTGAATCAATCCACATCCCTGCAGTGCCGCCATGACATAGCTTGCCGCATCATTGACCGTCATCCAGCCCCCGGCTTCGAATGCCTGGGATCGGCCTTTCACCATTACCTCCAGAGTGCTATCGACCGGCTGGTTACCGGAAAAGAAACGTACGACCTGATGATGAGTCAGTTCATCGGGATGACGAGGATGACCAGCGTAAGCCAGGTAGTCCGGACTGGCGCAGATCACCTGGGACATCTCGGCCAGCTTGCGCCCGACCAGACTGGAATCTTCCGGCACGCCGGCTCGCAGGGCACAGTCGATGCCTTCTCCCACCAGATCCACTCGACGATCGCCACTGGTGAGTACGACATCCAGTGCCGGATAGAGATGCCTGAATTCCCGGATGCGTGGCAGAACGATTCGTTGGGCGTGAGTGCCATGCATCTCGATCCTCAATATACCGCTCGGGCTGGCGGCACCCGGCTTCACCAGAGTTTCGGCTTCTTCCAGCTCACTGAGTAATTGAATGCAGCGCTCATGAAAGATCCGGCCTTCGGGGGTAGGGCGCACCTGACGGGTGGTGCGCTCCAGAAGACGAGCACCCAGGCGTGCCTCGAGCTGCTGAATGGCGAGCGTGGCAGTCGCGCGTGGAATCTCCAGCATGTTGGCGGCGCGGGTAAAGCTACCGGTCTCGACGATGCGCGTAAAAAGCGTCAGTGACTCAAAACGATCCATGATGATTGTTATGACTGGCTGAATAGTGTTGTCAGTATAGCGCCGATTATTTTTCCCGGGTCAACGACGATACTGGTTCCCGACGCCAACATTACTGAAACAGGAACCCGCTCATGAATCAGATCCATGAACATGTTGCCATTGTGACCGGCGCTTCCCGGGGGATCGGACGGGCCATTGCTTCGAAACTGGCCGCTGATGGTTTTGCCGTGGTCGTCAACTATGCCGGTAATACCGAACGTGCCAATGAAACGGTTGCCGATATCGAATCGGCCGGAGGTCGGGCACTGGCAGTGCAGGGTGATATCGCCGATCCGGCAGCAGTCGAGCAGCTGTTTGCCGCCACACAGGAAGCGTTCGGCAGACTCGATGTAGTGGTTAACAATGCCGGCATCATGCAGATGGCGAATATCGCGACCGACAACGTCGAAGTGCTCGATCGCACACTGGCTACCAATCTGCGCGGCAGCTGGCTGATCATGGCCAGGGCGGCCGAGGTATTGAGAGAGGGCGGTCGCATCATCGCGTTCTCTTCCTCGGTACTGGGCAAGTCGTTTCCCGGCTATGGGGCCTACATTGCCAGCAAGGCCGGTGTCGAAGGGCTGGTCAGGGTGCTCGCCAATGAGCTGCGTGGGCGTGAGATTAACGTCAACGCCGTGGCTCCCGGGCCGGTGGCGACCGAGCTGTTTTTCGAAGGCAAGAGTGACGAGCAGATACAGGCGATTGCCAATCTGTCGCCGTTCGAGCGACTCGGCAAGCCCGAGGAAATTGCCGATGTCGTATCTTTTCTTGCCGGTCCGCAGGGGCGCTGGATCAACGGTCAGATTCTCCGCGCCAACGGCGGGATGGTGTAACCCAGGCGCTTTTGCAGCGATTTCAGGAGGACAACATTATGCCCTTTGCCAACTACAAGTTTCCCGAAGGGATTCTCGATCATGCCCGCAAGGAAGACATCATTCATCGCACCACCGACATGTTCGTTGAATACTTCGGTGAAGAGGTGCGTCCCTACACCATGGTACTGGTAGAAGAGGTTGCCGATGGTGGATGGGGGCGCGCCGATGAGACGCTCACGCTTAAGAAGATGGGGATACAGCCCACCAAAGCCTGATGAATCTGTCTGAAAAAGTGCCGCCGGACCTTCTTCCGGCGGCATGTTCAGGGTCGGCCACCGATGGCGGCCTAATGGCGTTTCGCGAGCGGGACGTCGGCATGATCGCCAGAGACCGACCCTGAATCTGTAAGGGAGGCAGTAGTATGGCGTGCTCGCAGCAGGTGGCTGAGCGCAACGCCCGCGGCCAATAACCCGGCGCCAGCGCCCACCAGCATCGCCCAGCGTGGACCGGCGTGATCAGCAATGGCCCCGACGATAGGCGCGCCGATCGGTGTGCCGCCCATGGTGACGGCGATCCGCAATGCCATGACCCGCCCGCGCATGGCAGGTTCGGTCGTAAGCTGCATGAGGGCATTGGAGCCGGTATTGAAGGTCAGGGCGGAGAGCCCGGTCAGCACCAATACACCGGCAAACAGCCAGACATTGG
This DNA window, taken from Kushneria phosphatilytica, encodes the following:
- a CDS encoding alpha/beta fold hydrolase, which encodes MSQPLYYRTLVPLLLTLVLLASSTLARAEQHHYTVKAPDGVTLAVQETGNPAGSPIIFIHGLLGSRLNWAQQLDDPALQRHRLITYDLRGHGLSGKPTQASAYTEGRRWADDLAVIIEALGVDRPVLVGWSLGGAVITNYLAAYGDNTIAGAVYVDGVVELKPDQITPHPEVYRDMISPDLQTHLDGERTFLGLCFYHQPERPIFARLLANAALASWTMQRAVMSLTIPAADGLSNTTVPLLFIYGAHDALIKPEPAIARARTLNPRIESRIYNDSGHAPFLEESDHFNRDLNDFIDRINSA
- a CDS encoding MerR family transcriptional regulator, with product MASYPCPRALSIGELARQTGASRRSLRHYDEQGLLASARADNGYRLFPPGTIVRVRQIRCLISAGFSLEEIRTFPECMLAEEGAGACPETLAVQRQRLTHLEQQIAEFERRRALLCRILEECESAIEPVEQEPAEAVIQATHSSARAFTSQHHGSR
- a CDS encoding DUF2256 domain-containing protein is translated as MVHAKPHLPSKTCPVCQRSFSWRKKWARNREHVVYCSERCRRQGRG
- a CDS encoding DUF3237 domain-containing protein, whose translation is MSPALQFSFRIDITVDTPTRISNDPIHGKRQLIPILNGQVSGAIEGRVLPGGVDSQIIDRHGLCRLSARYAVETREGERFYIENNGIRRIPHAWRERLFDDDMSFFNDIPPEEIYFRAVPTFEVYGERLRWLTEHLFVCSGRRTANGVFLEMYRVL
- a CDS encoding LysR family transcriptional regulator is translated as MDRFESLTLFTRIVETGSFTRAANMLEIPRATATLAIQQLEARLGARLLERTTRQVRPTPEGRIFHERCIQLLSELEEAETLVKPGAASPSGILRIEMHGTHAQRIVLPRIREFRHLYPALDVVLTSGDRRVDLVGEGIDCALRAGVPEDSSLVGRKLAEMSQVICASPDYLAYAGHPRHPDELTHHQVVRFFSGNQPVDSTLEVMVKGRSQAFEAGGWMTVNDAASYVMAALQGCGLIQLPRFSVADRLEHGELVEVLPDWEQPVLPLWAVYPQRRQLSPRVRVFIDWVVEVYRDHFGTT
- a CDS encoding SDR family oxidoreductase: MNQIHEHVAIVTGASRGIGRAIASKLAADGFAVVVNYAGNTERANETVADIESAGGRALAVQGDIADPAAVEQLFAATQEAFGRLDVVVNNAGIMQMANIATDNVEVLDRTLATNLRGSWLIMARAAEVLREGGRIIAFSSSVLGKSFPGYGAYIASKAGVEGLVRVLANELRGREINVNAVAPGPVATELFFEGKSDEQIQAIANLSPFERLGKPEEIADVVSFLAGPQGRWINGQILRANGGMV
- a CDS encoding tautomerase family protein, giving the protein MPFANYKFPEGILDHARKEDIIHRTTDMFVEYFGEEVRPYTMVLVEEVADGGWGRADETLTLKKMGIQPTKA